The window AACGTGAGCTTGACGAATTTCGGGAATGCCGGAGCAGTGAGACTCCGTCAGGCGTTTTTCCGGCGGGACCATGTGGCAGAATGGAGGCCAATGTCCTGTTGGCACGTGCGGTGGTGGAAGCCCGTGAAAAGGAGTATCCCCTTGCGGTCTGCCTGCTTGATCTGGATATGTTCAAGCGGCTTAATCAGGCTTTTGGCAGGCGGTGTGGTGATGAGGTGTTGCAGTACGTGGCTGAAACGTTGGGCGCGTGCCTGCGTCCTGAAGACCTGTTCAGCCGGATGAACGGTGGTGAATTTTTGGTCGCTATGCCCGGATTGACTTTGAAGGAGGCATGGCAGGAGATGGACAGGTTCCGAACGCAGTTGGCATCGACCGTTGTACCCTGTACGGGCAGGGCTGCCAGTGTGAGTGGCGGCGTGGTCATGATGCGCGATGACGAAGATGCGCCTGCATTGCTGGAGCGTGTGGACAGTCTGCTGTATCTCGCCAAACTGGACGGAAGAAACAGGATTGTGCCGGATTCGGCGATCTGAGGGCGGTACATATGTTTTTCAGATGCCTGGGGGCAGCATGCCTTTGCATGCTGCTTTCCTTTTTTTCTGCAGAGCGGGGCATGGCGGCGCGCGATTCTGACGAGGCGTTGTTAAACGTCATGTGTCAGGATTGTTCGCCCAAGGCAAGGAATGCGCTGAAGCGGCTGCTGGCCGCCAAGGGAGATGTTGTTGCCACCAAGGGCGAATACATGGTGCTGGACAGCGGCATTGCCGTAAACCGGGAGTGCCTTAACGCGTTTTCTGAGACGCTGCCTGCCACCGTGACCACTGCCCTGCAGCGCGGGCTTCGTTGTCTTGCCGCAACCCCTGCCGAGACCACGCGTATGCTTGTATCGGAAATGGCCTCAGTGCTTGGGCAGGAGCACGCCGCACTGCCGGTGGTTTTGTGTCGTACACTCGTGTCGCGGCAGATGAAGGGGATGGGGGTGCGCAGCGAGGAACGCAGGAAGTCGCCCTACATTGTTCTGAGTCCTGTCATGTCGCATGAAGACAGCGAATATATTCAGGCGGTGGTCTTCCATGAGTTCATTCACCTTGGGGGAAACGGGCATCCGCACGGCGCTCAGCGCGAATTGGCCACTCCCTGTCAGGAGTGCTGCTTTGAGGCCGGACTGAGAGGGGCCGGGGCCCGTGATTTTGCCTGTCGGGTTTGCACCACGGACTATACGGACAAGTTCGACCCCGTCTACATCCGCGATTTGACTTCATGGGCGCGGCTTACGCCGGGAAGCGAGTTTATCGCCCGTATCAACAGGTTGGACGGCGTGCGCAGGGCTGGCGGCGATGTTCGGTTTTTTGTCGAACTGGTCAGGGAGTTCCGCGATCATCCTTTTGGCTTCGAACTGGCTTCCGAGGTGCTGAAATCCCTGTCGCTGGAAGGGGATGATGCGGCCACTGTGCGCGCCGTAGCCCGCAAGAAGCATGGTCACGTGACCAAACGGTTTGCTGCGTTCGGGCGCAGCATTGCCAAGGCTGCCATTCTGCGTTTTGAGCTGGCCCGCAAGGGTGAGGATCCGCAGCGTGTTCTGGAAGCTGTTTCCGACTTGCTTGAGCGCAGCACCCTGCCCCAGAAGGGGACTGTCCCGCGGCTGGATATGCCGATTTTCTACAAATATTATTATGAGTTTGCCCTGCTTCGTGGAGTGCTTGCCGATGAGGTTTACGGCCTGTGGCGCGCCCGTTTTGATGCCGTTTGCGGGGAGAGTGCTTCCTGTCCGGAACTCTACCGGAAACGGCGTATTTTCAGCTGTCAGAAAGCGGGGCTGGACTATGACGTTGCGGGCGATGTCTGCCAGTAGGCCGAAAATCGGCTTCAGAGTGTGGCAGCCCTGTATGCCGTCAACCCCTGCCAGACATGTCCGGGACCGTCTTTGCACCCTCACGGGATCGCCTTCATACCGTTTTTCATGAAACAGTCGTGTTAGCCCCTGCGTTTTGGCGTTCTTCCCAGTCGCGTTGACGGATCGGAGAACGGATAACTGAAGCGCAGGAGGATAACTGTGAACAGCGAGACACGTGATGAGGCTAATGCTCGTTATGCTGATCTGCTTCGTGAGGCGGAGCCGCATGGGGAGGAGGCCGTTCTGGCGCTCATGGCCGAGCTTGGGAGGCGCGACCTGTTCTTTCTCATGACCCGCTTGCTCGGGCGTGAGGATATGAACAGGGACTGGCATTTTGCCAGGTGCCGCGAGGTGCAGGCCGCTCCGGACAGCAGGCTCGACCTGTGGGCGCGGGAGCACTACAAATCCACCATCATCACCTTCGGATTGACCATTCAGGACATCTTGAATGACCCGGAACAGACCTTCGGGGTCTTTTCACACTCCCGTCCCATCGCCAAAGGGTTTCTTGCTCAGATTAAATACGAATTCGAGAACAACGCGCTGCTCAAGCGGTGTTATGCCGACGTGCTGTGGGAAGAGCCCAAACGGCAGTCCCCCCGATGGTCGCTTGATCACGGCATTGTGGTCCGGCGGGCGGGTAATCCCAAGGAGGCCACTGTGGAGGCCTGGGGACTGGTTGATGGACAGCCCACGGGTAAGCACTTCTCCGTGCTGGTCTATGACGACGTGGTGACGCGCGAGAGTGTGACCACGCCTGAGATGATCGCCAAGGTTACTGAGTGCTGGGCGCTTTCGCTGAACCTTGGCGCGAGGGGCGGCAGGCGACGGTATATCGGCACCCGATATCACTATAATGACACCTACAGAGCTATGCTCGAACGAGGGGCGGCCGTGCCGCGGGTGCATGCCGCCACGTCTGATGGAACGCCCGAAGGGGCGCCGGTTCTTCTTTCCCGCGAGGAGCTTGATGAGAAACGGCGTCAGATGGGCCCGTATGTTTTCGGCTGCCAGATGTTGCAGGATCCCAAGGCGGACATCTCTCAGGGGTTCCGAGAGGAGTGGCTCGGGTACTGGGAGCTGCGCAGTCCCGAAGACTGGCAGGGTATGAACCGGTACATCGTGGTTGACCCCGCAGGCGAAAAGAAGGCGGGAAGCGACTATACCGTCATGCTGGTCATCGGGCTTGGGGTGGACGGCAACTACTACCTCATTGACGGCGTACGGGACAGATTGAATCTGACCGAGCGTGCCGCATGGCTGTTCCGGTTGCACCGAACCTATAAACCCATTGCTGTCGGCTACGAGCGTTACGGCGTGCAGGCTGATATTGAGCATATCCGTTACGAGATGCAGGGGCGCAACTACCGGTTCGAGATTCTGGAACTGGGGGGCAGGGTGTCCAAGAATGACCGTATCCGAAAACTGGTGCCGCTGTTTGAGCGCCGCAGATTTTATCTGCCTGTAAGAGCGCCGTTTCGTGATCACGAGGGGCAGTGGCGGGACCTGACGCGTGAGTTCGTACAGGAAGAATATCTGGCCTTTCCGGTTTCTGCGCATGACGACATGTTGGACTGCATGGCCCGTATCGTCGATCCCTCGCTATGTGCCGAGTTCCCTGACGAGGGAACCTGTGCGCCCCCTGACAGCGGTGCAACGGCCAACATGGAGTATTCGCTCTATGCATGATGCAGGATCATTCACCGTGCGCGCCCATATTCCCGGTACGGTTACGCTTACCGAGGATATGCTTGCAGCGTTCTGGTTCCGGCTGGTGGAAGAAGGCATTGCGGACTCCCTGTTCTATGATGGAGGAGTGCGTGGGGTAGGAGATTTTACCGCCTTCATGACTGATTCTTCCGTATACTGTTATGCCGTGTATGACGGGGAAGCACCCCTTGCTCTGACATGGTTGAACAATTTTGCGGGCAGGACGGCCATGATGCATTTTGCCGTCTTCAAAGCCGGATTGGGCATGAAGTCGGTGCTGGGCCGTTATGTTGTGCAGTTCCTGCTGCACGGCAAGGACGCCGAGGGCAGGTATTGCCTTGATTCCCTGTACGGGTTGACGCCGGAGCCGTATGTTCATGTCCTGCGCTTCATCAGGCGGCTCGGGTTCCGGCAGTTGGGAGTCCTTCCGGGGGCGGTTTGCCTGAGTAACGGGCAGAATGGTGAAGCGCCGCGGCACGTTGGAGGAGTCATCTCCGTCTGCACCCGTGAGAGTCTGAATTTGCAGGTGGCCGGGTAATTCGTCGCGAAATTTGCTGTTCCCATCAAAATACACAAAAACTCCGACTTTATTTTGAGGTCGGAGTTTTTGCGTTTACAGGCAGCAAATCAGATAATGCTGAAAAAATGATCAAAAAAACAACAAAAATTAATCGAAAACTTTTTGCTTTGCGGTAGGGGTCGTGTTTCAAAACTCATTGGTTTGTAAGGATTTCTCATTTTTTCGGGTTGCCAAACGAAGGCGCAGTAGGTATTTTTCGTCCCCTTTTGGCAAAAAGCGTTAAGCAAATGCTGAGTTTTAGATCAAAATGTCTTGCTGTTTTGATGTAAATATCTGCCTGCCATCTCTTTCAGGAGGTTTTCGCTAGATTGAGCGATCACCTTGAGTTGACGCAATTGTCACATGGCGTACTATACGCCAGACTCAGTACCCTTATGCGTATCGGAAGGATTGGGACTTTTCGATAACATATTGAAAATGCAGGGCAAGTGTTGCTGTTCTGCTGGATTGATGCCGCTGGGGTGCTGGTGTCGCAAGTGTGTGTGAGGCTTTTTGATGCAGTAGTAATTGGACTTTCTTTATGCTGTCTTGCTGCATCGCCGCTGTGTTTTTCTGACGCGCCGTCATGGTTATACGGGGTGAGGCTGTTGTGACCCTGTCGGCGAGAGGAGTGTTGCAATGGAATCGTTCATGGCGTTCATCGATTGGTTGAACGGGCTGGTCTGGGGACCCTACATGCTTTTCCTGCTTGTGGGTACCGGTGTGCTTCTCACCATTATGCTGCGCGGTTTGCAGTTCACCAAACTTGGGCACTCTCTGTATCTTGCTCTGATCAAGCGCAAGGATGACGAAGCCGAAGAGGGAGATATCTCCAACTTCGAAGCGCTGATGACCGCACTTTCCGCAACCGTGGGTACGGGTAATATTGCGGGCGTGGCAACCGCCATTGCCATCGGCGGCCCGGGCGCCCTGTTCTGGATGTGGGTGACCGGCCTTGTGGGCATGGCCACCAAGTATGGCGAAGCCGTGCTGGCTGTTAAGTACCGTGTGGTAGACGAAAACGGTGAGATGTCCGGTGGTCCCATGTACTACATCTCCCGCGGGCTCGGCTGGAACTGGCTGGGCACCCTGTTTGCCATTCTGGCCGCTGTGGCGGCTTTCGGTATCGGCAACATGGTTCAGTCCCACTCCGTTGCGGATGCCGTGTACAGCACTTTCGGCGTCGACAAGCTTGTTGTGGGCATTGCCCTTGCAGCCTTCACCGCCATGGTTGTTCTTGGTGGCATCAAGAGCATCGGCAAGGTTACCGCCGTGCTTATTCCTGTGATGATTCTCTTCTACATGGGCGGCGCACTCATCATTCTGGTCATGAACGCAGGCAAGATTCCCGGCGCCATCTCTCTTGTTCTTGAGTCCGCTTTCAGCCCCACTGCCGCTTCCGGCGGTTTTGCAGGCGCCACCATCATGATGGCCATCCGCATGGGTGTTGCACGAGGCGTATTCTCCAACGAATCCGGTCTTGGTTCTGCCCCCATCGCTGCCGCTGCTGCCCAGACCAAGCACCCCGTGAACCAGGCGCTTGTTTCCATGACTCAGACCTTCATCGATACGCTCGTCGTGTGTACCATGACCGGTCTCGTCATCATCATGTTCAACTGGAACTCCGGTCTCAACGGCGCCCCCCTGACCACCGAAGCCTTTGAAATGGGCTTTGCGGGCGGCAAGTATGTCGTAACCATCGGCATCATCCTCTTCGCCTACTCCACCATTCTGGGCTGGTGCTACTACGGTGAAAAGTCCGTTGAGTACCTTGCAGGGGTGAAGGCGATCATGCCTTACCGAATCCTCTTCGTACTCGCCGTTCTTCTGGGTACGCAGGCGAAGCTGGAGTTCATTTGGACCCTTGCCGATACTTTCAACGGCATGATGGCCATTCCCAACCTGATCGGTCTGATCATGCTCAGCCCCGTCATCGTCCGCGAAACGCAGGACTACTTCGCACGTCAGCAGGGTGTTGCCCCTGAAGCGCTGCGCGCGACCGAATAGTTCTTTCTCGGATTGTTTTGCTTCCATGGCCCCCGCCGCAAGGCGGGGGCTTTTTTTGTGCCCGAAAAACGGAATTGAGCCTGCGTTGCAGAACCTGTCCACCCCCGGTCAGGCCCCGCCGGGATCCATCTGACGCATGGTCGGGCCCCCGCTGACGCCGGATTCGCCAGAACAGCGTGTTGTAGGGTCTGCCCACACGCGGACGGCATGGGGCCGGATGCGCAACGTGCGATGCGCCGAATCTGCAACGTGATGAGAAGCGCAGAAGGAGAAACGTATGGGCGGTGGCGGTGGCAAGTCCTACTCCCCCCCTGCACCGGTGGCACCTCCGCCGCCGGATCCGCCGAAAGAGGTGGAAGGGGAAACCGAGGAATCGAAGAAGGCGAGAGATAACGAGCGGAAGGCGCAGCTTGCGGCGCTGGGGCGCGATTCGACCATCATCACTGGTGCGCTGGGAGATACCTCTCAGGCCAACGTGAACAAGAAGCAACTACTGGGGCAGTAACCATGGAATCGAGCAGACTGAAACGGGCTCGCGAAACACTTTCCTTTCTGGAATCGCAGCGTAGTGGCTGGGAATCCCACTGGCGGGACATTGCCGAGTACGTTGTGCCGCGCAAGGGGCGGTTCTCCGGCACCGCCTCATGGGAGCCGGATTCCGGAGACCGTCGCGGCGGCAAGATCATCGACGCTACGGCAACCCGCGCCGTACGTGTTTTGGCGGCCGGAATGCAGGGGGGACTCACTTCGCCGGCGCGCCCGTGGTTCCGGCTTCGCCTCGGAAACAGGGACCTGATGGAGTTCGGGCCGGTACGCATGTGGCTGGACGATGTGGAAAACCGCATTTACGGCGCGCTGGCGCGATCGAATTTCTACCAGTCCATTCACGGCATGTATACGGAACTTGGCGCGTTCGGTTCCGCCGATCTGTTCCATGAGGCGGACCGCGAGCGGGTGATGAACTTCACCTGTCTTACCTGCGGCGAATATGCGTGGGCAACCAACGCATGGGGCAGGGTGGATACGGTGGTGCGTCGTTCCATGATGACTGCACGCCAGATCGCGGAAAAGTATGGTGAAGACAGGCTGAGCCGCAGCACCCGCCGCAAGCTTGTGAAGGAGCCTTACGGTTTCGTCGAGGTGGTGCATCTGGTCATGCCCCGCAAGGATAGGGACCCTTCCAAGCGTGACTTCCGCAATATGCCGTTTGCTTCTCTCGTATTCGAGGCCAACGGCGAGGCGGATGACCTGTTGCATGAGGGCGGCTATGAGGAATTTCCGCATCTCTGCGCCCGCTGGGATGTTTCCGGAGCGGATGTGTATGGCCGTTCTCCCGGCATGGATGCCCTGCCGGACGTGAAGATGCTGCAGGAGATGGCCAAGAGCCAGCTTCTGGCTGTGCACAAGGTGGTCAATCCGCCCATGCGTGTGCCCACCGGTTACAAGCAGCGGCTTAACCTCATTCCCGGCGCGCAGAACTATGTGAATCCCAACCAGCCCGAGGCTCTGGCTCCGCTGTATCAGATCAATCCCGACATTCAGGCCGTGACCTACAAGATCGAAGATGTGCGCAAGGCCATCCGCGAGGGCTTCTTCAATGATCTCTTCCTCATGTTTGCGGGGGACTCGCGTTCCAACGTGACCGCGGCGGAGATCATGGAGCGCAGTCAGGAAAAACTGCTCATGCTCGGTCCGGTCATAGAGCGTTACCAGACGGAGATTCTGGACCCGCTCATCACCCGCAGCTTCGGCATTCTCCACCGTAAAGGCATGCTGCCGCCGGTGCCGCCGGAACTGGCGGGAGAGGATCTGGATATCGAATATGTCTCTGTTCTGGCGCAGGCCCAGAAACAGTCCTCCGGCAACGCCATTCGCCAGTTGACGATGGAAGTGGGCCGCATGGCCGCTGTTGCGCCGCAGGTGCTGGACAAGATCGACTTTGATCAGTGCGTGGACGAACTGGCCGCCATTGCCGGTGCACCTGCCCGTATCATCCGTTCTGATGACGAAGTGCAGCGTCTGCGTGTGGAAAAGGCGCAGGCGGCGCAGCAGCAGGCACAGCTTGAGCAGGCCATGCAGATGTCCAGAAGCGCCAAGGACCTTTCGTCCGTGGAAACCAGTCAGGGGAACGCCCTTGAAATGATGCTCCGGCAGACCGGCGTGATGAAGGAGAATGCTTGATGCTTACCCCCGAAGATACGGAACTGAAAGGTCTGCTCGAACTGGATGAAGGCGCGCTTACCGACCTGCTGGCTTGTGATTACGCCAGTGCCCGCAATGCGCTGCGTGATGAGGAGGCAAGAGCGCTCTCCTACCTCTCGGACTTGCGCGAGGTGCTGCGGCTGGAGTCCGGTGCCGGAGTCCGCGTGCTGCGTCACTGGCTGGATGCGGCCTGCGCCAACGAGCGGCTTTCGCGCACCAACGCCTCTGTCTATGGGGCAACGGCCCTCTATGACTATGCCCGCGACCGCATGGCGGACATAGCACTTTCTGACCCCGTGAGCCACGTGCGCATGCAGCTTGAGGGGGCCCGTCAGTGGGCGCGTTCCAACATGCGGACAGGCACGCGAACCGAGAGTTGAGCCTGATTCACGGAGCCTGATCCATGAAGTCCGACAGCTTACCAATTCATGATGTCGCGTTTTCCATTCCGTGGCCGTAGCCACGGAACCTAACGCAGGGAGCAATCACAATGCAGAACGAATTTACCACCGACGCCGGTCAGGGAAACACCGCATCCGGCTCCGGGGAACATGGAGGCGGCAATGCAGCCGTCATGGCAGGGGAACACGCCGTCGCACCGGCGGACAAGGCGCAGGCCGGAAAGCGGAATGAAACCGTTGTTTCCGGAGAGCTGCCAGCAGGCATGGAACATCTTGCAGACAGGAAGCTTGCGCTGAGGACTTCTGGCGCAGGGAAGGCGGCCGATGTGTCCGGTGACGCCGCTGAGGCCGCCCCCGAGGCGGGCCCGTCCGGAAATGGTTCCGGCGGGGCGGAAATGCCGCTCATCGATCCTGCATCGGTGGAGCTTTCCCTTCCCGAAGGCATGCCTGTGGATGA is drawn from Desulfovibrio mangrovi and contains these coding sequences:
- a CDS encoding alanine/glycine:cation symporter family protein — encoded protein: MESFMAFIDWLNGLVWGPYMLFLLVGTGVLLTIMLRGLQFTKLGHSLYLALIKRKDDEAEEGDISNFEALMTALSATVGTGNIAGVATAIAIGGPGALFWMWVTGLVGMATKYGEAVLAVKYRVVDENGEMSGGPMYYISRGLGWNWLGTLFAILAAVAAFGIGNMVQSHSVADAVYSTFGVDKLVVGIALAAFTAMVVLGGIKSIGKVTAVLIPVMILFYMGGALIILVMNAGKIPGAISLVLESAFSPTAASGGFAGATIMMAIRMGVARGVFSNESGLGSAPIAAAAAQTKHPVNQALVSMTQTFIDTLVVCTMTGLVIIMFNWNSGLNGAPLTTEAFEMGFAGGKYVVTIGIILFAYSTILGWCYYGEKSVEYLAGVKAIMPYRILFVLAVLLGTQAKLEFIWTLADTFNGMMAIPNLIGLIMLSPVIVRETQDYFARQQGVAPEALRATE
- a CDS encoding GGDEF domain-containing protein, with translation MKLLQELYEFTDSLPSGVMIFSPEGAAVYANRTARELLGVVAEAAAPLDYFLAENGEPLLAENHPVAVALREGKASGWKMLGVQRASGYEPVWLRVQAAPVMSDSGVLQYLVVSLEDASEERRLKRELDEFRECRSSETPSGVFPAGPCGRMEANVLLARAVVEAREKEYPLAVCLLDLDMFKRLNQAFGRRCGDEVLQYVAETLGACLRPEDLFSRMNGGEFLVAMPGLTLKEAWQEMDRFRTQLASTVVPCTGRAASVSGGVVMMRDDEDAPALLERVDSLLYLAKLDGRNRIVPDSAI
- a CDS encoding portal protein, whose protein sequence is MESSRLKRARETLSFLESQRSGWESHWRDIAEYVVPRKGRFSGTASWEPDSGDRRGGKIIDATATRAVRVLAAGMQGGLTSPARPWFRLRLGNRDLMEFGPVRMWLDDVENRIYGALARSNFYQSIHGMYTELGAFGSADLFHEADRERVMNFTCLTCGEYAWATNAWGRVDTVVRRSMMTARQIAEKYGEDRLSRSTRRKLVKEPYGFVEVVHLVMPRKDRDPSKRDFRNMPFASLVFEANGEADDLLHEGGYEEFPHLCARWDVSGADVYGRSPGMDALPDVKMLQEMAKSQLLAVHKVVNPPMRVPTGYKQRLNLIPGAQNYVNPNQPEALAPLYQINPDIQAVTYKIEDVRKAIREGFFNDLFLMFAGDSRSNVTAAEIMERSQEKLLMLGPVIERYQTEILDPLITRSFGILHRKGMLPPVPPELAGEDLDIEYVSVLAQAQKQSSGNAIRQLTMEVGRMAAVAPQVLDKIDFDQCVDELAAIAGAPARIIRSDDEVQRLRVEKAQAAQQQAQLEQAMQMSRSAKDLSSVETSQGNALEMMLRQTGVMKENA